One window of Treponema denticola genomic DNA carries:
- a CDS encoding leucine-rich repeat domain-containing protein: MGIKKLKKTIIFMSFIFLAAACSDNKPEKEQDIKTVDSKNDVKEEEPINLPNTESISLTTAKSKGEKIKLRVERFVSNREPIWIDLNSNKKMDENEDITPFVVPGMSAYRDYTIDSEVITIYGKINRFFCEENRITSIDLANNPSLTHLSCSDNNLQDLSLINNRNLVYLSCGKNNLTSIDFSQNFDLKEIFCDENLIRELDVSHIRGLTTLEAQKNKLKFLDMSKNTSLITLYCYENELTYLNTDNCKDLKFLACSENALTSIDISSNPILRKLWCANNKLKNIDLSKNVNLTFLVLNNNLLSEVDISNNPGLKEFWCYKNNLSNLSLDGHENLEILSCYDNQLNSLDISHLPELQECYCYNTNISELDVSKNTKLIRLSCGKNNLSQINCSNLKDLEFLYVSENNLTALDIRQNLNLTELNCGGNMLTELNINSNRKLKELYCRNNKLKALNTSNNVKLIYLYCKQNEITDIDLTKNTELQFLSVSENRLKFLNLRNNVKLEKLWCDDNLLMGLSVLNNKNIKLISCYNNQIKEKEMDRLIKSLPTHSSEENGRFYVVDRRENSTDNNICTIQQVNDAKKKHWNVLKSDSGEFTGH, from the coding sequence ATGGGTATAAAAAAACTAAAGAAAACTATAATTTTTATGAGCTTTATTTTTCTTGCTGCGGCTTGTTCGGATAATAAGCCGGAGAAAGAACAAGATATAAAAACTGTTGACAGCAAAAACGATGTTAAAGAAGAAGAACCCATAAATTTGCCGAATACTGAATCTATAAGCTTGACCACGGCAAAGTCAAAGGGTGAAAAAATAAAGCTTAGGGTTGAAAGATTTGTTTCCAACCGTGAGCCTATCTGGATAGATTTAAATTCAAATAAAAAAATGGATGAAAATGAAGATATAACGCCTTTTGTTGTACCGGGTATGTCCGCTTATCGTGATTATACTATTGATAGTGAGGTTATAACTATATACGGTAAAATAAATAGGTTTTTTTGTGAGGAAAACCGTATAACAAGTATTGATTTAGCTAATAATCCCTCATTAACACATCTTTCTTGTTCCGATAATAACCTTCAAGACTTATCTCTTATAAATAACAGGAATCTGGTATATTTATCTTGCGGTAAAAATAATTTGACTTCTATAGATTTTAGCCAAAATTTCGATTTAAAAGAAATTTTTTGTGATGAAAATCTAATCAGAGAACTCGATGTTTCTCATATTAGGGGGTTAACAACTTTAGAAGCTCAAAAAAACAAATTGAAATTTCTCGATATGTCGAAAAATACATCTCTTATAACTTTATATTGCTATGAAAATGAGCTGACATATTTAAATACGGATAATTGTAAAGATTTAAAGTTTCTTGCTTGTTCCGAAAATGCTCTTACATCCATAGATATAAGTTCAAATCCTATTTTACGTAAATTATGGTGTGCAAATAATAAACTTAAAAATATCGATTTATCTAAAAATGTGAACCTCACATTTCTTGTGCTGAATAATAACTTATTATCGGAGGTGGACATAAGCAATAATCCCGGCTTAAAAGAGTTTTGGTGCTATAAAAATAATCTATCCAATTTATCTTTAGATGGTCATGAGAATCTTGAAATATTATCTTGTTATGATAATCAACTGAATTCGCTTGATATTTCTCATCTTCCGGAATTACAAGAATGCTATTGCTACAATACAAATATAAGCGAGCTGGATGTATCTAAAAATACTAAGTTGATAAGATTGTCTTGCGGCAAAAATAATCTTTCTCAAATAAACTGTTCTAATCTTAAAGATCTTGAGTTTCTTTATGTATCGGAAAACAACCTTACAGCTTTGGATATAAGGCAAAATTTAAATCTTACGGAGCTTAATTGTGGAGGAAATATGTTGACAGAATTGAATATAAACAGTAATAGAAAACTAAAAGAATTATATTGCAGAAATAATAAACTAAAGGCTCTTAATACATCTAATAATGTAAAATTAATTTATCTATACTGTAAACAAAATGAAATTACAGATATCGATCTTACAAAAAATACGGAATTGCAGTTTTTGTCTGTAAGCGAAAACCGTTTGAAATTTTTGAATTTACGAAATAATGTAAAATTGGAAAAGCTATGGTGTGACGATAACTTACTCATGGGGCTTAGTGTTTTAAATAATAAGAATATAAAACTTATATCTTGTTATAATAACCAAATAAAAGAAAAAGAGATGGATAGGCTCATAAAGTCTTTGCCAACCCATTCAAGCGAAGAAAATGGAAGATTCTACGTAGTCGATAGACGGGAAAATAGTACAGATAATAATATCTGTACTATTCAGCAGGTTAATGATGCAAAGAAAAAACATTGGAATGTTCTAAAATCCGATAGCGGCGAATTTACGGGCCATTAA